Below is a window of Malus domestica chromosome 13, GDT2T_hap1 DNA.
AGAGGTGTCAAACCAATCGACGGTTTTGATAAGAAGTAGCATTTTCATGAAGAATCATTAATTTGTTTGATGCATAGGAAGGAGTAAACAATttccaaattaataattttaagCAGATataatcttttttcttttttgaacaaacgatataatttacattaagaggGTGGATGAGTGGGTTAAGCTTTACAATGAGCTAATAATAGTGTGGTTCAAATTTTTACACGCTTTATAATCTTTGGATTCTGCTAGTTGGTCTACATAAAGGGGGCCTCCCACATATCCTAAATTCCTCTTTCTTTCCACTAAAATAATTTGATCCTTGAGGTTGGTATGTCTTTCTCTATTAAGCAACAATGAACCTCCcaattattcaattcaatttaGGTGGGAAAAGGTCTTCtgagaaaattagaaaatacaAAGTGGTGATTCAACAATGATGCTAATAATAATGTCTTCAAGtcatttgaaacactttgatcCGGGAAAAAAAATTTGCACACACTTTTCGAGATGTTGCCGTAATATCTTGAACTAATGAtataataatatgtatttaaaattttcaacttaACATAGTATTACTGATACGAATTTTCGTTGTAGAGTCTTATACAATATAATATAGTAGAGTCACTCCCTCTACGACAAGCCCCAATGGGACAAACCATAAAGGAAAAGGAAGGTAAAGTAAAGCAAtgctttcaaattttaattgaatatgGTTATGTAACATTAACAAATCATGTAACCTCCCCAATATTACATCTAAAATTTCTATCTCAcaaaaaaacactaaaaacttgcaaaaatccaaagaaaaaaCTTGGCTTATGGCTCCAAATAAACAGGCAGAATTGCATTTCGGGTTCCCCTACCAttgccaaaagaaaagaaagatctTCCAACTCTACCACTACCAGTACTACTGCAACCTTCAATGGGACTGACCTCATTGACTTGCCTTTGCTGCTGCATTGCCTCTTGAACTGCCAAATAAAGCTGCCTATCAGCTGATGAGTCCATTGAGAAAGACCTCCTTATTGGTTGGATTGAAAACTGCTCATCTTTCCCTCTAATTTCAATGCATTCATCCCCCATGCTTGTAACCTTGTTGTGAAACTTTCTTCCAAATTTCTTGGGCAAAACTTTATGTTCCAATTTCCTTGGTGAAGGACTAATAGACCTCACTGATAGTGATAAGTCCCCGGAATTCCATATTTCTTGTCTTCCAAGCATTGGTTGATCCATCGAGTTATCGTTGCTCAATTCGATCACCACGTAGTCTTCATCACCGCCACTGAGGCTACCTGCGTATGGACTTGGATCTCGGGGAGAAGAGCTTGGAGCGACAGTTCGACCGAAAGGATATCGGGGTGCAGTTGAAATGCTTGTTCTACAAAGTGGGCAATTGGCATTGCTTTGAAGCCAAACATCAATGCAATCAATGTGGAAAACGTGGCTGCAGTTTGGTATGATGCGAAGCTTCTCGTCTTCATGAAACTCATTCAAGCAAACCGCACATTCGTAAAAGCTTCCCTCTCCAAGTCCTCTGTAATTTCCGTCTTTCTTGAATTGCAACAATGGGATTGATCTGATCACCGCCTCGTCAAGCCCCCGGGTCTCTATCCCAGGGGAGTACACCATTAGCTGGTCTTCGTCCCGCGTATTACGCGACAATGAGAATCGTCCGAGGATATCGACTCGGTGCCAGTTGAGGCAGCATTTGATAACAAAGATGTAGTAGCTGACGAGCAAGAAAGCTGTGGCTATAATTCCTATTACGGCAACCGCTATAATTGGGAAGCTTGTGTCGGAATGGTGAATCGGAGTTCCAAAAATGGAGCTTCCTGAAGTTGTTGGAGGAAGAGCTTGGGACACGTGGATCAAATAGCTTTTGCTTCCAAGATCCATGAAAAAATGAGATATGAACAATAAAACTAAATGGGCTTTTCTTCCTAGATCTTGAAACTTATAAGCGAACGAAAAATTCACCCTTGCACCTGATGTCCTGAGTATAAAACCCCTCTCCTCCAATACAagaaaaatacacaaaaaaaCATGAAACTCACAAGAAGTGAGATTTCCAAAGATCTAAAAACCCAGATTTATTTGAGTTTTTTAGTTGATGAAGTATGGATTTGGAAAGGTGGGTTTAAAGTAAAATGGAAGAATGAGCTAGAAACAATGAGAAGGGAGAAAACGAGGGAAAACCCAGGTGGAAATAAATGATGAGAGGAACATGGAAGGAGCCTGAAATTCAATGAAAATGTGCTCTCtgctcattttttttctttttaatgttGGGGAGGGGGTCTTGGAGTTGAGAGGACTGGTCTCAGAGACCTTACGTGTAGTTGGTGAAATTTTCTTGGCTTCCCACGAGAAATTTGAGTAGAATAATTGCCCAAGTGTCTCGATATTGGtagattattattttaaaattgatGTTACAGAATCGTATGGTAGATTGGTAGTATGGAGATACTCGTACTATATATTAAATTGTGGTTGTGTAGAAATGGACAGCTCTTCATCATGGCTTTGCATTTTTATATATACAtgaattatattatttacttGGTTTTGGATCAACCCAAAAATGTATTAAGACAAACCCATTAATCTTAAAGTACATTAGTATCAAACAAGTCAATAATAAGAGGATTATGCTCTTCCTAGCTATAGTTAATTGGCTTTGAAACTCTGAAGGTGAGACATTTTCTAGTGCGACTGTCATACTGATATatgtgttatttatttatttaatttgtaatgCGTATATTAGTATATTAATATAATATGTATAATCGTTCACTCATATTATAATACGTGAATTAGTAAAATCAACTAGCACAATTTCACTATCATATATTAAAAATACTTGGCTTCATACATTATGTTCCATTTCTTATTGAAGGTAAATCATAGTTCTATCTgtatgaataattttttttattttttattccatGAGTTATTTTTGCATGtgtattaaactaaacattatAAAAACTGTAATTTGCAAAATAAAGACGGATAACTCTTTACACGTAAGaaaccaaacattcataatgcaAAATTTCTCATGTGGATTAgtaatggttttttatttttttttaaacaagtaAAAAAAGAAGGGTAAAACCTTGACTTTCAACGTAATCGTCCATTCACAATCATAATCAATCATAAAGCAGAAAGTCTCACACCCACATGCAACCCACCATTGAATTTCTTGACCAGAGAGGCCTTGGCCGTTTGGTTAATCCATGTATGTTTGAGTTTGCATCCACACACCCGCTATACCAATTTCAAAAGCACTCTGTACCAAAAGTAGTATAGTAGCCTACACGTTTGGGGATAAATCCAGTAGGTCCCAATTAAAAAGCTATTTTTCATGGAGAAGTCAAATCCACACATTGTCCATACCAAGAACACACGAAAAAGAAAAGTTCAAAAACAGAACCGACACCCCCCTTCAAACGTGCAGTCGTGTTGACAAAGATTTTAGCCCTTAGGTAAGAAAGAGAAATAGTAGCTTCTTTTTTCATAAGTGCTTCTTCGTAGTCAAAGGTTGAGCCTCTGCCGAAGAAATCTCCCATACATTTTCTCCAAATTTTCCGAACAAAAC
It encodes the following:
- the LOC103453425 gene encoding RING-H2 finger protein ATL16-like, with the translated sequence MDLGSKSYLIHVSQALPPTTSGSSIFGTPIHHSDTSFPIIAVAVIGIIATAFLLVSYYIFVIKCCLNWHRVDILGRFSLSRNTRDEDQLMVYSPGIETRGLDEAVIRSIPLLQFKKDGNYRGLGEGSFYECAVCLNEFHEDEKLRIIPNCSHVFHIDCIDVWLQSNANCPLCRTSISTAPRYPFGRTVAPSSSPRDPSPYAGSLSGGDEDYVVIELSNDNSMDQPMLGRQEIWNSGDLSLSVRSISPSPRKLEHKVLPKKFGRKFHNKVTSMGDECIEIRGKDEQFSIQPIRRSFSMDSSADRQLYLAVQEAMQQQRQVNEVSPIEGCSSTGSGRVGRSFFSFGNGRGTRNAILPVYLEP